Proteins encoded by one window of Mustela erminea isolate mMusErm1 chromosome 5, mMusErm1.Pri, whole genome shotgun sequence:
- the TMEM266 gene encoding transmembrane protein 266 isoform X3 has protein sequence MVASTVANGPRSPWDAISLIIMLRIWRVKRVIDAYVLPVKVEMEMVIQQYEKAKVIQDEQLERLTQICQEQGFEIRQLRAHLAQQDLDLAAEREAALQAPHVLSQPRSRYKVVEAGTWAEERTAESVVEELQPSPGAAVRDDMNSYVSQYYNGPSSDSGVPEPAVCVVTTAAIDIHQPNISSDLFSIDVPLKLSSNGTCASATSESASRSARSSVTRAQSNSSQTLGSSTDCSTAREEPSSEPSPSPRPLPPPPQQQTAEATVQDLLSSLSEDPCPSQRALDPAPLTWPSPAGSAQTSPELEHRVSLFNQKNQEGFTVFQIKPVIHFQPAAPTLEEKFRSLESKEPKLHRVPEA, from the exons CTTACGTCCTGCCGGTGAAGGTGGAGATGGAGATGGTCATCCAGCAGTACGAGAAGGCCAAGGTCATCCAAGACGAGCAGCTGGAGAGACTGACGCAGATCTGTCAGGAGCAAGGG TTTGAGATCCGGCAGCTGCGGGCACACCTGGCGCAGCAGGACCTGGACCTGGCTGCGGAGCGCGAGGCGGCGCTGCAGGCCCCTCACGTGCTCAGCCAGCCGCGCAGTCGCTACAAGGTGGTGGAGGCCGGCACGTGGGCGGAGGAGCGGACGGCCGAGAGCGTCGTGGAGGAGCTGCAGCCTTCGCCAG GTGCCGCAGTGAGAGATGACATGAACAGCTACGTCAGCCAATACTACAACGGGCCCAGCAGTG ACAGTGGTGTCCCAGAGCCCGCCGTGTGTGTCGTCACCACAGCTGCCATAGACATCCACCAGCCCAATATCTCCTCCGACCTCTTCTCCATCGACGTGCCCCTGAAGCTCAGCAGCAATGGCACCTGTGCCAGTGCCACGTCCGAGAGCGCCTCCCGCTCCGCTCGCAGCTCCGTCACCCGGGCCCAGAGCAACAGCAGCCAGACACTGGGCTCCTCCACAGACTGCAGCACCGCCCGAGAGGAGccctcctcagagcccagcccctctCCTCGGCCACTGCCGCCGCCACCCCAGCAGCAGACGGCAGAGGCCACGGTCCAGGACCTGCTGTCCTCCCTGTCCGAGGACCCCTGCCCATCCCAGAGGGCCTTGGACCCAGCCCCTCTCACCTGGCCCAGCCCTGCGGGCTCAGCCCAGACCAGCCCTGAGCTGGAGCACAGGGTAAGTCTTTTCAACCAGAAGAATCAGGAGGGCTTCACAGTCTTTCAGATCAAGCCTGTCATCCACTTCCAGCCTGCTGCACCCACGCTGGAGGAGAAGTTCAGATCTTTGGAATCCAAAGAGCCAAAGTTGCACAGGGTCCCTGAAGCCTAG